In Pedobacter heparinus DSM 2366, the following are encoded in one genomic region:
- a CDS encoding RNA-binding S4 domain-containing protein: MTEQEKLRIDKYLWAIRLFKTRSLATEACKAGRVKFKGQNLKPSAIVKPGDVYQVSKGIEKKMIEVVELLYNRVEAKIAVTKYKDVTPVEETHAFKSMFHAPTLKRDRGTGRPTKKDRRETDDLIGGMFEGE, encoded by the coding sequence ATGACTGAGCAGGAAAAATTAAGAATAGATAAATATTTATGGGCAATAAGACTGTTTAAAACAAGGAGCCTGGCAACGGAGGCCTGCAAAGCAGGGCGCGTTAAATTTAAAGGTCAGAACCTTAAACCTTCGGCCATAGTGAAACCCGGCGATGTGTACCAGGTATCAAAAGGAATAGAAAAAAAAATGATTGAAGTGGTGGAGTTACTGTACAACAGGGTGGAAGCAAAAATTGCAGTCACAAAATATAAGGACGTTACACCTGTTGAAGAGACACATGCATTTAAATCGATGTTTCATGCCCCAACATTAAAAAGGGACCGGGGCACGGGCAGGCCAACCAAAAAGGACCGCCGTGAAACGGATGACCTGATTGGCGGGATGTTTGAAGGAGAGTAA
- a CDS encoding nucleoside deaminase, with product MEKRDQHEKFMKMAIQLSEENVLDTVGGPFGAVIVKNGKVIAKSANKVTSTNDPTAHAEVSAIRMACKKLKTFDLSGCTVYTSCEPCPMCLSAIYWAKIDAIYFANTKDDAANIGFSDKFIYDELDKSMHKRKLPIKQMMRDEAMHAFRLWEKSARRADY from the coding sequence ATGGAGAAGAGGGATCAACACGAAAAATTCATGAAAATGGCCATACAGCTTTCAGAAGAAAATGTGCTGGATACAGTTGGCGGCCCTTTTGGCGCAGTAATTGTGAAAAATGGAAAAGTGATTGCAAAAAGTGCCAACAAAGTAACCTCAACCAACGACCCTACGGCACATGCAGAGGTATCGGCCATAAGGATGGCCTGTAAAAAATTAAAAACATTCGACCTGAGCGGTTGTACCGTTTACACAAGTTGTGAACCCTGCCCTATGTGCCTGAGCGCCATATACTGGGCCAAAATAGATGCGATTTATTTTGCCAATACCAAAGACGATGCGGCTAATATTGGTTTTAGCGACAAATTCATTTACGATGAACTGGATAAATCTATGCACAAAAGGAAGTTGCCCATTAAACAAATGATGAGGGATGAGGCCATGCATGCATTCAGGTTGTGGGAAAAATCGGCCAGACGTGCAGATTACTGA
- a CDS encoding OmpH family outer membrane protein, translating to MKTTLKLSSIATAVAIVSVMASCQNKETKGTTTKTTDAVAVSDSEKIVYVNSDSLLTKYQYFKDLKVKLDGKSKTAQSDLVAKQDAFKREVAQYQQQANTLPADQRAATEERLARKQQELQAYSQNAGAALQNEQAAENEKLYDKVADYLKVYAKKKGYKMVLGYSKGNGTILFADESLDVTSEVIIGLNEAYKK from the coding sequence ATGAAGACAACATTAAAATTAAGCAGCATTGCTACTGCGGTAGCCATAGTTTCAGTGATGGCATCGTGTCAGAACAAAGAAACAAAAGGCACTACAACTAAAACAACTGATGCTGTGGCTGTTTCTGACAGTGAGAAAATTGTTTACGTAAATTCAGACTCACTGCTAACAAAATATCAATATTTTAAGGACCTGAAAGTAAAATTAGATGGAAAATCTAAAACAGCACAATCAGACCTGGTAGCCAAACAGGATGCTTTTAAACGCGAAGTAGCACAGTATCAGCAGCAGGCAAATACCCTACCTGCGGATCAGCGCGCCGCCACAGAAGAAAGACTGGCACGCAAGCAACAGGAATTACAGGCCTATTCGCAAAATGCAGGTGCTGCACTTCAAAATGAACAGGCCGCCGAAAATGAAAAACTGTATGATAAAGTGGCTGATTATTTGAAAGTATACGCAAAAAAGAAAGGCTATAAAATGGTGTTGGGCTACTCAAAAGGAAACGGTACAATTCTATTTGCCGATGAAAGCCTAGATGTAACCAGCGAAGTTATTATTGGCTTAAATGAAGCTTACAAAAAATAA
- the gyrB gene encoding DNA topoisomerase (ATP-hydrolyzing) subunit B: MSEEKDPKSNYSADNIQVLEGLEAVRKRPSMYIGDTGIKGLHHLVYEVVDNSIDEALAGHADTIYVNILKDNSIRVEDNGRGIPTGINTKEQKSALEIVMTVLHAGGKFDKDTYKVSGGLHGVGVSCVNALSTHLKAEVHREGKIWVQEYNIGKPLYEVKSIGDTDKLGTIITFTPDPTIFTQTTEYRYDTLASRLRELSFLNKGIKLTLTDERETLENGEFLSELFHSEGGLKEFVQFLDGTRPSLIPEPIYVEGIKNGIPVELALQYNDSYSENVHSYVNNINTHEGGTHIAGFRRGLTRTLKAYADKSGLLKNVKFEITGDDFREGLTAVISVKVQEPQFEGQTKTKLGNSEVMGAVDIAVGEALGIYLEEYPKEARMIVNKVILAATARAAARKAREMVQRKSVMGGSGLPGKLADCSDSDPEKCELYLVEGDSAGGTAKQGRDRNFQAILPLKGKILNVEKAMEHKIYENDEIKNMFTALGVSIGTEEDDKALNLAKLRYHKIVIMTDADIDGSHITTLILTFFFRYMKALIEAGYVYIAAPPLYQVKKGKEFEYCWNDKQRDDAVQRLKGAGKEESVHIQRYKGLGEMNAEQLWDTTLNPATRTLMQATIENAAECDHTFSMLMGDEVAPRRDFIERNAKYAKIDA; this comes from the coding sequence ATGAGCGAAGAAAAAGATCCAAAGTCAAATTATTCGGCAGATAATATACAGGTATTAGAAGGTTTGGAAGCGGTGCGTAAGCGCCCTTCGATGTATATAGGAGATACCGGAATTAAAGGTTTGCACCACCTGGTGTATGAGGTTGTAGACAACTCTATAGATGAAGCACTGGCAGGACATGCTGATACCATTTATGTAAATATTTTAAAAGATAACTCAATCAGGGTTGAAGATAACGGACGTGGTATCCCTACCGGGATCAACACCAAGGAACAAAAGTCGGCTCTTGAAATTGTAATGACCGTATTACATGCCGGTGGTAAATTTGATAAGGATACTTATAAAGTATCCGGCGGATTGCACGGTGTAGGGGTAAGTTGCGTAAATGCCTTATCTACCCATTTAAAAGCCGAAGTTCATCGTGAAGGAAAGATCTGGGTACAGGAATACAATATCGGTAAACCACTCTATGAGGTAAAATCTATAGGTGACACCGATAAACTCGGTACCATTATAACATTCACTCCCGACCCAACCATCTTTACCCAAACAACAGAATACCGTTATGATACACTGGCTTCAAGATTAAGAGAGCTTTCTTTCCTGAATAAAGGTATCAAACTTACGCTGACTGACGAGCGTGAAACCTTGGAAAACGGCGAGTTTCTTTCCGAACTTTTCCATTCCGAAGGCGGCTTAAAAGAATTTGTCCAGTTTCTGGATGGTACAAGACCATCTCTGATTCCTGAGCCTATTTATGTTGAGGGCATAAAAAATGGTATCCCAGTAGAGCTTGCCCTGCAATACAATGACAGTTATTCCGAAAATGTGCACTCTTATGTGAACAACATCAATACACATGAAGGCGGTACACATATTGCTGGTTTTAGAAGAGGCTTAACCAGAACATTAAAAGCTTATGCCGATAAATCAGGCCTGCTGAAGAATGTGAAGTTTGAGATTACCGGTGATGACTTTAGGGAAGGCTTAACCGCAGTAATTTCGGTTAAAGTACAGGAACCTCAGTTTGAAGGGCAAACCAAAACCAAGCTGGGCAACTCTGAAGTGATGGGGGCAGTTGATATTGCCGTTGGTGAAGCTTTGGGTATTTATCTGGAAGAGTATCCTAAAGAGGCCAGAATGATCGTTAACAAGGTTATTCTTGCCGCTACAGCACGTGCAGCGGCCCGTAAGGCCCGCGAAATGGTACAACGTAAAAGTGTAATGGGTGGTTCGGGCTTACCAGGTAAGCTGGCCGACTGTTCTGATAGTGATCCGGAAAAATGTGAACTCTACCTGGTAGAGGGTGACTCGGCCGGTGGTACTGCCAAACAAGGGCGCGACCGTAACTTCCAGGCTATATTGCCTTTGAAAGGTAAAATCCTGAACGTAGAAAAGGCAATGGAGCATAAGATCTATGAAAATGACGAGATCAAAAATATGTTCACGGCACTGGGTGTGAGTATTGGTACTGAAGAGGACGATAAGGCTTTAAATTTAGCCAAGCTGCGCTACCACAAGATTGTGATCATGACGGATGCTGATATTGACGGCTCTCACATTACTACGCTTATTTTAACCTTCTTCTTCCGGTATATGAAAGCCCTGATTGAAGCAGGTTATGTATATATTGCTGCACCACCGCTTTACCAGGTTAAAAAAGGTAAGGAATTTGAATATTGCTGGAACGATAAGCAGCGCGATGACGCTGTACAGCGTTTAAAGGGTGCAGGAAAGGAAGAAAGTGTGCACATCCAACGTTATAAAGGTTTGGGAGAGATGAATGCAGAACAATTGTGGGATACTACCTTAAATCCGGCTACGCGTACATTAATGCAGGCTACAATTGAAAATGCTGCTGAGTGTGATCATACTTTCTCTATGCTGATGGGGGACGAAGTTGCACCACGCAGGGATTTCATTGAAAGAAATGCGAAGTATGCGAAGATTGATGCTTAG
- a CDS encoding retropepsin-like aspartic protease, producing MRSVSIPLTLINLQDDGFHLLVEIVVFGQKLLAVVDTGASRSVFDMALVKNHIRDLEHTEETQATTLFTTSSTLQAVIPKIKIGRLVLKDYEAVALDLEAVNQAYESLGHPTIKAIIGSDLLLKYNATINYKKMKLFLYEA from the coding sequence ATGAGGTCTGTTTCAATTCCCTTAACATTAATAAATTTACAAGACGACGGTTTCCACCTTTTGGTGGAAATTGTTGTTTTTGGACAAAAATTATTGGCTGTGGTTGATACCGGAGCTTCCAGATCTGTTTTTGACATGGCTTTGGTCAAAAACCATATCAGAGACCTGGAGCATACCGAAGAAACCCAGGCCACTACCCTGTTTACCACTTCGAGCACCTTACAGGCTGTCATTCCCAAAATAAAGATAGGCAGGTTGGTTTTAAAGGACTATGAAGCTGTGGCACTGGACCTGGAAGCGGTTAACCAGGCTTATGAAAGTCTGGGCCACCCGACCATTAAAGCTATTATTGGCAGTGATCTTTTACTGAAATATAATGCCACCATCAATTACAAAAAGATGAAACTTTTTCTTTACGAAGCATAA
- the mdh gene encoding malate dehydrogenase → MKITVVGAGAVGATCADNIARKELAEELILLDIKDGFAEGKSIDMMQTAALLGFDTKIKGVTNDYASTADSEVVVITSGLPRKPGMTREELIGINAGIVKGVTENILKFSPGAIIIVVSNPMDTMNYLTLKTSGLPKNRIIGMGGALDSSRFKYYLSQELNCSPSDLNAVVIGGHGDTTMIPLINHATWNSIPVTQLLSKEQQDKVVKATMVGGATLTGLIGTSAWYAPGAGTAAMVESIVRDEKKLISSGVYLEGEYGQEDISLVVPVILGKNGVEKILDFKLSSEEQATFNQSADAVRAMNNVLTDMKLI, encoded by the coding sequence ATGAAGATAACGGTTGTAGGTGCCGGTGCCGTAGGTGCCACTTGTGCAGATAATATTGCCAGAAAAGAACTAGCTGAAGAATTGATCTTACTGGATATTAAAGATGGCTTTGCCGAAGGTAAATCAATAGACATGATGCAAACAGCCGCTTTACTGGGCTTTGACACCAAAATCAAAGGTGTTACCAACGACTACGCAAGTACTGCGGATTCGGAAGTAGTTGTAATTACATCCGGATTGCCTCGTAAGCCTGGAATGACAAGAGAAGAACTGATAGGTATTAATGCGGGGATTGTAAAAGGGGTAACCGAGAATATCCTCAAATTCTCTCCGGGTGCAATTATCATTGTTGTTTCCAATCCAATGGACACCATGAACTATTTAACTTTAAAAACTTCCGGTCTTCCTAAAAACCGGATTATAGGTATGGGTGGTGCCTTAGATTCATCAAGATTTAAATATTACCTGAGCCAGGAGCTGAACTGCTCCCCTTCTGACCTGAATGCAGTGGTTATTGGCGGACATGGTGACACAACCATGATCCCCTTAATAAACCACGCTACCTGGAACAGCATCCCGGTTACACAATTGCTGAGCAAAGAACAACAGGATAAAGTGGTAAAAGCTACAATGGTAGGCGGCGCTACTTTAACAGGACTAATTGGCACTTCTGCATGGTACGCTCCTGGTGCTGGTACTGCTGCAATGGTTGAGAGCATTGTACGGGATGAGAAAAAACTGATTTCTTCTGGTGTATATCTGGAAGGTGAATACGGACAGGAAGATATTTCGTTGGTGGTACCTGTAATATTAGGCAAAAACGGGGTAGAGAAAATCCTTGACTTTAAACTGAGCAGCGAAGAGCAGGCCACTTTTAACCAAAGTGCCGATGCTGTACGCGCAATGAACAATGTACTTACAGATATGAAATTGATATAG
- a CDS encoding lipocalin family protein, protein MENQPVQRVDIMAYAGKWYSLYSIPTFMDKHWREKVETYVIHPDGYYAVFTTYKVTGQDKRKYIRSKLFVVRGSNNAVFKAQFVWPFKEDYWVIELADDYSYVVVGHPKHKHLFIMARKPEISATLYAEITERCTKKGYETSKLVSQEHKAVQQAPEKEHV, encoded by the coding sequence ATGGAGAACCAACCTGTACAACGAGTAGATATTATGGCATATGCGGGAAAATGGTATTCGCTGTATTCTATTCCAACCTTTATGGATAAACATTGGAGAGAAAAGGTAGAAACTTATGTAATTCACCCTGATGGATATTATGCCGTGTTTACTACATATAAGGTTACAGGTCAGGACAAACGCAAATACATACGGTCCAAACTTTTTGTGGTAAGGGGCAGTAACAATGCGGTATTCAAGGCCCAGTTTGTATGGCCTTTTAAGGAAGATTATTGGGTTATAGAGCTTGCAGATGATTATTCCTATGTAGTAGTTGGGCATCCCAAACATAAGCACTTATTTATCATGGCCCGGAAGCCTGAAATATCTGCAACATTGTATGCAGAAATTACAGAACGCTGTACAAAAAAAGGCTATGAAACTTCTAAACTTGTATCGCAGGAACATAAGGCCGTTCAGCAGGCCCCTGAGAAAGAACATGTTTAA